From a single Bacteroidota bacterium genomic region:
- the rodA gene encoding rod shape-determining protein RodA, with product MLKRSLPIDWTIIICVLILITAGSLAIFSTTINSGVSENFYRQMIWVVISLAMAVSFFFINLRMFQIISILLYGISLILLVLVLLVGREVYGSQSWLYIGPIGIQPSEFTKYTTVLMVANYLSIGKAGRHIWVQPIVGVLIILVPVGLILMQPDTGTALVFLGMTIPLLFWVGLDELVTFVLISPVICAVLAFINFYFFVGFIIIGILFIFAKRSNLFNSLLYISMNLASGFGTVYFIENVLLPHQRKRLEILLDPFIDPKGAGYNVIQSEVAIGSGGWFGKGFMEGTQTQLGFLPKQWTDFIFCVIAEEYGFIGGMILIITFAVLLGRLLTIAGQTKNRFASVFLMGTVLVIGIHLFINLGMTMGLLPIIGIPLPFVSYGGSSMLTFMAFTGTALAIYAQQRDELPSI from the coding sequence ATGCTGAAACGTTCCTTACCCATCGACTGGACCATCATTATCTGTGTTCTGATCCTGATCACGGCCGGCTCTCTGGCCATTTTCAGCACCACCATTAACTCGGGCGTAAGTGAAAATTTCTATCGTCAGATGATCTGGGTGGTCATTTCTCTGGCCATGGCCGTCTCCTTTTTCTTCATCAATCTGCGGATGTTTCAGATCATTTCCATTCTGTTGTATGGAATCAGCCTGATCCTGCTCGTCCTGGTGCTCCTCGTCGGACGTGAAGTATATGGAAGTCAGTCCTGGCTCTACATCGGGCCGATCGGCATTCAGCCCTCAGAGTTCACGAAATATACCACGGTGCTGATGGTAGCCAATTATCTGAGTATCGGAAAAGCAGGCCGCCATATCTGGGTTCAGCCCATCGTCGGCGTCCTGATTATCCTTGTTCCGGTGGGTCTGATTCTGATGCAGCCAGATACCGGAACCGCCCTCGTTTTTCTAGGCATGACCATTCCCCTGCTTTTCTGGGTCGGACTGGATGAACTGGTCACTTTCGTTCTGATTTCTCCCGTCATCTGTGCAGTACTGGCGTTTATCAATTTCTATTTCTTTGTCGGATTCATCATCATCGGAATCCTGTTCATTTTCGCCAAAAGAAGCAACCTGTTTAATTCCCTTCTCTACATTTCCATGAATCTGGCATCCGGATTCGGTACCGTTTACTTCATCGAGAACGTTTTACTTCCTCACCAACGGAAACGGCTCGAGATTCTGCTCGATCCCTTCATCGATCCGAAAGGCGCAGGGTATAATGTAATTCAGTCAGAAGTGGCCATTGGCTCGGGCGGATGGTTTGGCAAGGGATTTATGGAAGGAACGCAGACCCAGCTGGGATTTCTTCCCAAGCAATGGACCGATTTCATTTTCTGTGTGATTGCGGAAGAATATGGTTTTATCGGTGGCATGATCCTGATAATCACCTTTGCCGTCCTGCTGGGAAGATTGCTGACCATTGCTGGTCAGACCAAAAACCGCTTTGCTTCTGTTTTCCTGATGGGAACGGTTCTGGTCATCGGTATTCACCTGTTCATCAATCTGGGCATGACCATGGGACTGCTTCCCATTATCGGCATTCCGTTGCCATTCGTCAGTTACGGTGGCAGTTCCATGCTCACCTTTATGGCATTCACCGGCACCGCTTTGGCCATTTATGCACAGCAGCGGGATGAACTGCCCTCTATCTGA
- the purN gene encoding phosphoribosylglycinamide formyltransferase, with protein sequence MNIWDLSAVNVAYFVSGGGSNFENLEQVFRQEPGKVRGKLVISNRAGTGAQSRAATLGLPFLILKPDLFNSQQAYEDQLNSLLLDNDIHLICLAGYLKKLPDSTVHRWENRILNIHPSLLPAFGGPGMYGRHVHEAVLKRGCKLTGATVHLVTPDYDAGPIIAQEAVPVLQDDTPDSLQKRVLTMEHQLYPQVVDLITSTPWTIENNQFKIRNQHENH encoded by the coding sequence ATGAATATCTGGGATCTTTCCGCCGTTAATGTGGCATATTTTGTTTCGGGTGGCGGATCAAATTTCGAAAATCTGGAACAGGTCTTCCGGCAGGAACCAGGCAAGGTCCGGGGAAAACTGGTGATTTCGAACCGGGCCGGTACCGGGGCACAATCCCGTGCGGCCACTCTTGGTCTTCCCTTTCTGATTCTGAAACCTGATCTGTTCAATTCCCAACAGGCCTACGAAGACCAGTTAAACAGTCTTTTACTGGACAATGACATTCATCTGATCTGCCTGGCTGGTTATCTGAAAAAATTACCCGACTCCACGGTTCATCGATGGGAAAACCGGATTCTGAATATCCATCCTTCTCTCCTGCCAGCCTTTGGCGGACCCGGTATGTATGGCCGGCATGTTCATGAAGCGGTTTTGAAGCGCGGCTGTAAACTGACGGGGGCCACCGTTCACCTGGTCACCCCGGATTACGATGCCGGACCGATCATTGCACAGGAAGCAGTGCCAGTATTGCAGGACGATACCCCTGACTCCCTTCAGAAGCGGGTTCTGACCATGGAACACCAACTATACCCGCAGGTGGTCGATCTGATTACCTCGACCCCCTGGACCATCGAAAACAACCAGTTTAAAATCAGGAATCAACATGAAAACCATTGA
- a CDS encoding rod shape-determining protein, translating into MGFFDLFSTEIGIDLGTANTLFYARGKGVVLNEPSIVAVDRVSKSVVAIGTDARQMHEKTHADIVTIRPLKDGVIADFEMTEELIRGFIRKVNTSWFPSIRRMVVCVPSGVTEVEKRAVRDSAEHSGAKEVYLIAEPMAAAIGIGLDVEQPVGNMIVDIGGGTTEIAVIALSGIVVDESIRIGGDEMDQSIIQFFRRNHNLLVGEKTAENIKRLIGSATPLEEEQTVTVKGRDLVTGNPKNIDVNSIEIRDALNEPVEAIVSAIRLALERTPPELAADILDRGIMLTGGGALIRGLDQRVREETGLPVHVADDPLTAVVRGTGRVLEDIDKYKAVLLKARRY; encoded by the coding sequence ATGGGATTTTTTGATCTGTTCAGCACCGAAATCGGAATTGATCTTGGAACAGCCAATACTCTGTTTTACGCCCGCGGTAAAGGGGTGGTGCTGAATGAACCTTCTATCGTTGCCGTGGACCGTGTTTCCAAATCGGTGGTGGCCATCGGAACCGATGCGCGGCAGATGCACGAGAAGACCCACGCAGACATTGTAACCATCCGTCCTTTAAAAGACGGGGTGATTGCCGATTTCGAAATGACCGAGGAACTGATCCGTGGTTTTATCCGCAAGGTCAATACCTCCTGGTTCCCTTCCATCAGACGAATGGTGGTTTGTGTTCCCAGCGGTGTGACTGAAGTGGAAAAACGGGCCGTTCGCGATTCGGCCGAACACTCGGGTGCAAAGGAAGTTTACCTGATCGCCGAACCCATGGCGGCTGCCATCGGAATTGGTCTGGATGTGGAACAACCCGTGGGAAATATGATCGTGGATATCGGGGGAGGAACCACCGAAATCGCGGTTATTGCCCTATCGGGTATCGTGGTCGATGAATCCATCCGGATTGGCGGTGATGAAATGGATCAGTCCATTATTCAGTTTTTCCGCAGAAATCACAATTTGCTGGTGGGTGAAAAAACCGCCGAAAACATTAAACGACTGATCGGCAGTGCCACTCCTCTCGAAGAAGAGCAAACGGTGACCGTAAAAGGCCGTGACCTCGTTACCGGAAATCCTAAGAACATTGATGTAAACTCAATCGAAATCCGCGATGCCTTAAATGAACCGGTCGAAGCAATTGTTTCGGCCATCCGTCTGGCCCTCGAACGAACCCCTCCGGAACTGGCTGCCGATATTCTTGACCGTGGTATCATGCTGACCGGTGGTGGTGCATTGATCCGTGGTCTCGATCAGCGTGTGCGCGAAGAAACCGGACTGCCGGTTCACGTGGCCGATGATCCGCTCACAGCCGTGGTCCGGGGAACCGGCCGGGTGCTCGAAGACATCGACAAGTACAAAGCCGTTCTGCTTAAAGCGCGCCGGTACTGA
- the mrdA gene encoding penicillin-binding protein 2, with protein MKFFNTSWLGNTGRQRVFLVLGVSLFLVVAGRLFYLQVIKADVFMKESRKNAIRDIPIIPIRGNMYDRHDQLVIDSYPFYSLTVTPRDYQPEQTGLLIDLLQTDSATFHSKLDEARRYSPFVPSVLFRDVPYPTMVTFEESAWKLRGVSYRVDTKRNYPGVMKGSHLFGYLAEVTPDIIRTNPEFYALGDMTGGSGLEKFYESALRGVKGHEFWLVNATGQLVGELDNGSLNMAPVNGDDLFLTIDDGLQAYAERLMEGKAGGAVAIDPRSGEILAMVSKPDFDLTALSGLKNSAFWRDLVSDPTKPLFNRATLTRYPPGSTFKPLMAAAALEEGVITETTKLNCNGIFYFGNRGFKCHGGRHGAIDVRTAIQKSCNSFFYQLALKIPLDRLHAYGLMFGLGRVSELDLYEQRAGLIPNTTYYNRVYGPNGWTRGFLVSLGIGQGEIGISPLQSAMMTATIANGGIYYQPHLVRKIYRKQTGKTETLPIISRRIPISESNLKIVQDGMAQVVEAGTARGTKLPDIRLAGKTGTAQNPHGEDHSWFVCFGPVDSASIAIAVMIENGGFGAVSALPIARQMLKYYFYGPDFIKKEEEAAARISSQPVLKTRSDSLRFAD; from the coding sequence GTGAAGTTTTTTAATACATCCTGGCTGGGAAATACCGGAAGGCAGCGGGTGTTTCTGGTGCTGGGTGTCTCCCTGTTCCTGGTTGTGGCCGGCCGGTTGTTTTACCTGCAGGTGATTAAAGCCGATGTGTTTATGAAGGAATCGCGGAAAAATGCGATCCGCGACATTCCCATCATTCCCATCCGGGGAAATATGTATGACCGGCATGATCAACTGGTCATCGATTCCTATCCGTTTTATTCCCTGACGGTTACTCCGCGGGACTATCAGCCCGAACAAACCGGACTTCTGATTGATCTTCTGCAAACCGACTCGGCTACCTTCCATTCCAAACTGGATGAAGCCAGACGGTATTCACCTTTCGTCCCATCGGTGCTCTTCAGAGATGTTCCCTACCCAACCATGGTCACCTTTGAAGAATCGGCCTGGAAATTACGTGGTGTCAGTTATCGGGTGGATACCAAGCGAAACTATCCCGGCGTGATGAAAGGCAGTCACCTGTTCGGATATCTGGCAGAAGTCACTCCCGATATTATCCGGACCAATCCTGAGTTTTATGCCCTCGGCGACATGACGGGGGGTTCCGGACTGGAGAAATTCTATGAATCAGCCCTCAGGGGTGTTAAAGGGCATGAATTCTGGCTGGTCAACGCAACCGGTCAGCTTGTGGGCGAACTTGATAACGGTTCACTGAACATGGCACCAGTCAATGGAGATGACCTGTTTCTGACCATTGATGATGGCCTTCAGGCGTATGCAGAGCGTCTGATGGAAGGCAAAGCAGGCGGCGCCGTGGCCATCGACCCCAGGTCGGGAGAAATTCTGGCCATGGTGAGTAAACCAGACTTTGATCTGACTGCGCTTTCCGGACTAAAAAACTCCGCCTTCTGGCGTGACCTGGTCAGTGATCCGACCAAGCCACTGTTTAACCGTGCCACCCTCACCCGTTACCCGCCCGGCTCGACTTTTAAGCCTCTGATGGCAGCGGCGGCCCTTGAAGAAGGGGTTATTACCGAGACCACAAAGCTAAACTGCAACGGCATATTTTATTTCGGAAACCGCGGGTTCAAATGCCACGGCGGCCGGCATGGTGCCATTGATGTAAGAACAGCCATTCAAAAATCCTGTAACTCATTTTTCTATCAGCTTGCACTGAAAATTCCCCTCGACCGGTTACATGCCTATGGATTGATGTTTGGCCTCGGCCGGGTTTCCGAACTGGACCTTTATGAACAACGGGCCGGCCTGATACCCAACACCACTTATTACAACCGTGTTTACGGACCCAACGGCTGGACCCGTGGTTTTCTTGTTTCACTCGGAATTGGTCAGGGAGAAATTGGTATTTCACCACTTCAGTCAGCCATGATGACAGCCACCATTGCCAACGGTGGAATCTATTATCAGCCGCATCTGGTCAGAAAAATTTACCGGAAACAAACAGGAAAAACTGAAACCCTCCCGATTATCTCACGCCGGATCCCCATTTCTGAATCCAATCTGAAAATTGTGCAGGACGGCATGGCTCAGGTGGTCGAAGCCGGAACCGCCAGGGGAACAAAACTTCCCGATATCCGGCTGGCAGGAAAGACCGGTACGGCCCAGAACCCGCATGGCGAGGATCACTCCTGGTTTGTCTGTTTCGGACCTGTTGATTCGGCCAGTATTGCCATTGCGGTCATGATTGAAAATGGTGGTTTTGGTGCGGTTTCTGCGCTTCCCATTGCCCGTCAGATGCTGAAATATTATTTCTACGGACCCGATTTTATCAAAAAAGAAGAAGAAGCGGCGGCCCGTATTTCCTCTCAACCGGTTCTGAAAACCCGTTCAGATTCCCTGAGGTTCGCCGACTGA
- the mreC gene encoding rod shape-determining protein MreC has translation MQRLIELILTFRDQITLVLLVIISNLLIFSNQIPQMNQLRALAFSLFASAEETVGGITRLTDAIRENDLLRQENLRLSEEVYRLRSARLENIRLRRELGFSPANDPDLIPADVIRKELFQRENYFTVNKGTSAGIREQSLVRTSEGSVGRVVLATDDYALIQLMTSKSFRMGARIQRTNTEGIVTWNGEHPGHVYLSNIVQTADVRKGDPVVTSRFSSFAPEGIPVGIVDSIHVDPRQLFKTIRVRTMVDLTKTDHVYIIRAESADSTLLPELTTETAP, from the coding sequence ATGCAACGACTCATCGAACTGATTCTGACTTTCAGGGACCAGATTACGCTGGTTCTTCTGGTCATTATCAGCAACCTGCTTATTTTTTCGAATCAGATTCCGCAGATGAATCAGCTGAGAGCTCTGGCCTTCAGTTTATTTGCTTCTGCTGAGGAAACCGTTGGCGGAATCACACGTCTGACCGATGCGATACGGGAAAATGATCTGCTGCGTCAGGAAAACCTGCGGTTAAGCGAAGAAGTCTACCGCCTCCGGTCTGCCCGCCTCGAAAACATCCGGCTCCGCCGGGAACTTGGGTTTTCACCTGCCAATGACCCGGATCTCATTCCGGCCGATGTGATCAGGAAAGAATTGTTCCAGCGTGAAAATTACTTCACGGTCAACAAAGGAACCTCAGCCGGAATCCGTGAACAAAGCCTCGTCCGTACTTCGGAAGGAAGTGTCGGCCGGGTCGTTCTGGCCACCGACGACTATGCACTCATTCAACTCATGACCAGCAAAAGTTTCAGAATGGGCGCCAGAATCCAGCGGACAAACACGGAAGGAATTGTTACCTGGAATGGTGAACATCCCGGCCATGTGTACCTGTCGAACATTGTCCAGACGGCTGATGTGAGAAAGGGAGATCCGGTGGTAACCTCGCGGTTCAGTTCCTTTGCACCCGAAGGCATTCCGGTGGGCATTGTGGATTCCATCCATGTCGATCCGCGTCAGCTTTTCAAAACCATCCGCGTTAGAACCATGGTCGATCTCACCAAAACCGATCATGTCTACATCATCCGGGCAGAATCTGCCGATTCCACCCTGCTTCCGGAACTGACCACCGAGACTGCCCCATGA
- the purH gene encoding bifunctional phosphoribosylaminoimidazolecarboxamide formyltransferase/IMP cyclohydrolase has translation MNMKTIERALLSVSDKRGIVSFASALVQRGVSLLSTGGTYQLLKSSGIEVTAVESYTGFPEMMDGRLKTLHPKIHGGILARKNNPSDRESMTAHGISDIDLVVVNLYPFEATIRKPDVHLEEAIENVDIGGPTMLRAAAKNYLFTAPVVDVNDYDRIIAAMDSNGNDLPDPLRYDLMVKVFTHTAHYDTMIAGYFSRRTDQSIFKPYLQISVPVTESMRYGENAHQQARLYGDFYQYFDKLHGKELSYNNLVDIQAAAELTDEFPDPALAIIKHTNPCGVASAGSLAAAWDAAYETDKQAPFGGIIAVNRPLDMETALRINEIFTEIIIAPAFPSEVLDLLKKKKDRRLLRQLKPVAGSYPWQIKSIAGGFLVQTPDSQPVDSASWKVVTRREPTPNELEDLIFAWTVVRHVKSNAIVYGGRRRTLGVGAGQMSRVDSSKLAIWKAKEAGLSLEGSVVASDAFFPFADGVIEAARAGATAVIQPGGSIRDQEVIDAANEHNLAMIFTGIRHFRH, from the coding sequence ATCAACATGAAAACCATTGAAAGAGCGCTGTTATCGGTATCGGACAAGCGCGGAATTGTTTCCTTCGCTTCAGCGCTGGTTCAGCGGGGAGTGAGTCTGCTTTCAACCGGCGGCACCTATCAGCTTCTGAAATCGAGCGGCATTGAAGTGACGGCGGTTGAATCGTACACCGGTTTTCCCGAAATGATGGATGGTCGCCTGAAAACCCTGCATCCGAAAATTCATGGTGGCATTCTGGCCCGTAAAAACAACCCTTCCGACCGGGAATCCATGACTGCTCATGGTATTTCTGATATCGACCTGGTGGTGGTTAATCTGTATCCGTTCGAGGCCACCATCCGGAAACCCGATGTGCACCTGGAAGAAGCCATTGAAAACGTCGACATCGGCGGGCCGACCATGCTGCGGGCTGCTGCGAAGAATTACCTGTTTACAGCACCGGTCGTCGATGTCAATGACTATGACCGCATCATAGCTGCCATGGATTCAAACGGAAACGATCTTCCCGATCCATTGCGTTACGATCTGATGGTGAAAGTGTTCACCCACACCGCCCATTACGACACCATGATTGCCGGTTATTTTTCCCGCCGGACCGATCAGAGCATTTTCAAACCGTATTTACAAATTTCGGTTCCTGTCACCGAATCGATGCGGTATGGTGAAAATGCCCATCAGCAGGCACGTTTGTATGGCGATTTTTATCAGTATTTCGACAAACTTCATGGCAAGGAACTGTCATACAACAATCTGGTCGATATTCAGGCAGCCGCTGAACTGACCGATGAATTTCCCGACCCGGCTCTGGCCATCATCAAACACACCAATCCGTGCGGGGTTGCCAGCGCCGGCAGTCTGGCTGCTGCCTGGGATGCAGCTTACGAAACCGACAAACAGGCTCCCTTTGGTGGAATCATTGCAGTTAACCGTCCTCTGGATATGGAGACGGCCTTGCGGATCAATGAAATTTTTACCGAAATCATCATTGCTCCGGCATTTCCTTCCGAGGTCCTCGACCTGTTAAAAAAGAAAAAGGATCGCCGGCTGCTCAGGCAACTTAAACCGGTTGCGGGTTCCTATCCATGGCAGATTAAAAGCATTGCGGGCGGATTTCTGGTACAGACCCCTGATTCACAGCCAGTCGATTCCGCTTCCTGGAAAGTGGTCACCCGACGCGAGCCGACCCCGAATGAACTCGAAGACCTTATCTTTGCATGGACGGTGGTCCGGCATGTAAAATCAAACGCCATTGTCTATGGTGGTCGCCGGCGCACACTCGGGGTTGGTGCCGGACAAATGAGCCGGGTGGACAGTTCGAAACTGGCCATCTGGAAAGCGAAAGAAGCCGGTCTTTCTCTGGAAGGATCGGTGGTGGCCAGCGATGCGTTTTTCCCCTTTGCCGATGGCGTGATTGAAGCAGCCAGGGCAGGAGCCACTGCTGTGATTCAACCGGGCGGAAGCATCAGAGATCAGGAAGTGATCGATGCTGCCAACGAGCACAACCTCGCAATGATTTTCACTGGAATCAGACATTTCAGACACTAA
- a CDS encoding LD-carboxypeptidase: MNNPSTPRALPFRLTSPFSIGLISPSGFVRDASDLQSAIRHLTADGHTVRPGRNAGGSWQYFSGTDTDRLSDIRQAATDPGLQVIMATRGGYGISRLMDRIPWEQMALGGKSWVGFSDFTLIHLGLLAKTGMVSFAGPMAAVDLKSDLSSHEGWHFLSRLLTEPVVSMPPVSTPHPYSGQTIEGTIWGGCLSLLAAATGTPWMPEVEDGILFIEDVNEEPYRIERLLFQLYHAGILSRQKALLFGEFNQCLPGPGSAWPYTLDHVINHFRNLLPYPVLTGFPFGHVAGKLAVPIGGHARLTIGKNGYKIRFSEYNK, translated from the coding sequence ATGAACAACCCAAGCACCCCCCGGGCCCTGCCTTTTCGCCTGACTTCTCCGTTTTCAATCGGACTTATTTCACCATCCGGATTTGTCCGGGATGCCAGTGATCTGCAGTCGGCCATTCGTCATCTCACTGCCGATGGACATACCGTCCGTCCGGGCCGGAATGCGGGCGGCAGCTGGCAATATTTTTCGGGAACCGACACCGATCGCCTCTCCGACATCCGTCAGGCGGCGACCGATCCCGGACTGCAGGTCATTATGGCCACCCGCGGCGGATATGGCATCAGCCGTCTTATGGACCGGATTCCCTGGGAACAAATGGCCTTGGGAGGAAAGTCCTGGGTTGGTTTCAGTGATTTCACCCTGATTCATCTGGGACTGCTTGCCAAGACCGGTATGGTCAGTTTTGCAGGGCCAATGGCCGCCGTTGACCTTAAAAGTGATCTCTCCAGTCACGAAGGCTGGCATTTTCTTTCCCGGTTACTCACCGAGCCGGTGGTTTCGATGCCACCTGTAAGTACCCCGCATCCATATTCGGGTCAGACCATAGAAGGGACCATCTGGGGAGGTTGCCTTTCTCTGCTGGCCGCTGCCACCGGAACTCCCTGGATGCCAGAGGTGGAAGACGGGATTCTTTTTATCGAAGATGTTAACGAAGAACCTTACCGGATTGAAAGACTCCTGTTTCAGCTCTACCACGCCGGCATTCTTTCCCGTCAGAAAGCACTTTTATTTGGTGAATTCAATCAATGCCTTCCCGGTCCCGGATCGGCCTGGCCATATACCCTTGACCACGTGATCAATCATTTCAGAAATCTGTTGCCCTATCCGGTTCTCACCGGATTTCCCTTCGGCCATGTGGCAGGGAAACTGGCGGTTCCCATTGGTGGACATGCCCGGCTTACCATTGGCAAGAACGGATATAAAATCCGGTTTTCGGAGTATAATAAATGA
- a CDS encoding UvrB/UvrC motif-containing protein produces the protein MIPSMKSDSTSAESTKPVTGLFQEPAGHPMYPFIVLDTETTGMGPSARIIELAMVEVNHGKVTARWEWLINPGQHISSFITRLTGIDDSMVLEAPSFADIWPEVERIMTGHWVVAQNASFDRGMFRNEWKRLGIRDPGWTWLCTVRLGRRLWPGLKSYSLSSMARFHGIRNPRAHRAMGDAETTASLFILQTDTFIEKFPDKSLQDLSKFQYGKVDENRPLPATVARLKDLVSETFPSSAGVYWFEDTHGRILYVGKAVDLRSRVLSYFTGRHNQSSKNLKMIRLARQVRFAETQTELGALVQESRLIKQYQPPYNRLLLDYQSYPFLKLDRRHPFPRLEATRHLNDRSADYYGPFASSFHAGAIHDWMLDTGWLRPCDDSTFARGKLCTYYSLGKCPGPCAGEISKEAYGERIDVLAGFLSGENRALTDSLNSRMQEAAANEQFEWAAVLRDRIRELGRVFLYFNRANGLTRQSLVVKHPRAGQQEAFDFYFIRFGLLINHGHVAGQEANREFELQLSEFREMVASQPPPDQFGPEAVDEMRLVLNWLNLHRKELEILL, from the coding sequence ATGATTCCTTCCATGAAGTCCGATTCCACCTCTGCAGAATCAACAAAGCCGGTAACAGGATTGTTTCAGGAACCTGCAGGACACCCCATGTATCCGTTTATTGTTCTTGATACAGAAACCACCGGCATGGGTCCCTCTGCCCGGATTATTGAACTGGCCATGGTGGAAGTGAACCATGGAAAAGTGACGGCCCGGTGGGAATGGCTCATCAATCCGGGACAGCATATTTCTTCCTTCATCACCCGATTAACGGGAATTGATGACAGCATGGTGCTCGAAGCGCCCTCATTTGCCGATATCTGGCCAGAGGTGGAGCGAATCATGACCGGACATTGGGTGGTGGCGCAAAACGCATCCTTCGACCGGGGAATGTTCCGCAATGAATGGAAAAGGCTTGGAATCCGCGATCCTGGCTGGACCTGGTTGTGCACCGTCCGGTTGGGAAGGCGACTGTGGCCGGGCTTGAAAAGTTACAGTCTTTCCTCAATGGCCCGGTTTCATGGAATCCGAAACCCAAGGGCTCACCGGGCCATGGGAGATGCAGAAACCACGGCCTCGCTGTTTATTCTTCAGACCGATACCTTTATCGAAAAATTTCCGGATAAGTCTTTGCAGGATCTGTCGAAGTTTCAGTATGGAAAGGTGGATGAAAACCGACCTCTGCCTGCAACAGTGGCCCGGCTGAAAGATCTGGTTTCTGAAACGTTTCCCTCCTCGGCCGGTGTCTATTGGTTCGAGGACACCCATGGGCGTATTCTCTACGTGGGAAAAGCAGTTGATCTGCGTTCGCGGGTGCTCAGTTACTTTACCGGCCGTCACAACCAGTCGTCTAAAAATCTCAAAATGATCCGGCTTGCCCGTCAGGTGCGGTTTGCAGAAACACAGACCGAACTGGGAGCGCTGGTTCAGGAATCACGGCTGATCAAGCAGTATCAGCCACCGTATAACCGGTTGTTGCTTGATTATCAGAGTTACCCATTTCTGAAACTGGACCGCCGGCATCCGTTTCCCCGTCTTGAGGCCACCCGCCATCTGAATGACCGGTCTGCAGATTACTACGGACCGTTTGCCAGTTCATTTCATGCAGGTGCCATACATGACTGGATGTTGGATACCGGCTGGTTGCGTCCTTGCGATGATTCCACCTTTGCCCGCGGAAAACTTTGTACTTACTATTCTCTGGGCAAATGTCCCGGGCCCTGCGCCGGTGAAATTTCCAAAGAAGCGTATGGAGAGCGGATTGATGTGCTGGCCGGATTTCTTTCGGGGGAAAACCGTGCGCTTACCGACTCACTGAACTCCCGGATGCAGGAAGCGGCAGCGAATGAGCAGTTTGAGTGGGCGGCTGTTTTGCGGGACCGGATCAGGGAACTTGGGCGGGTTTTTCTCTATTTCAACAGGGCCAATGGTCTGACCCGACAATCTCTGGTGGTTAAACACCCGCGTGCCGGTCAGCAGGAGGCCTTTGACTTTTATTTTATCCGGTTCGGTCTGCTGATTAATCATGGTCATGTTGCTGGTCAGGAAGCGAACAGGGAATTTGAATTACAGCTATCCGAATTCAGGGAAATGGTTGCCTCCCAACCCCCTCCCGATCAGTTCGGTCCTGAAGCAGTGGATGAAATGCGGCTGGTATTAAACTGGCTGAACCTGCACAGAAAGGAACTTGAGATTCTTCTCTGA
- the mreD gene encoding rod shape-determining protein MreD, with amino-acid sequence MNRTLFILTILTVAVLAVQTFFIDRLVLFGIRADIVLIPIAALAFQTGRMVGMGYGFLTGLIVDMSTGFLGVNALSKTIAGYLWGSFHTEGKPLNNWLPNQFLQVFAIGCVFHYLIYSGFMHLYLADSVWQFIIKYLGGQTLYTLLFAFLFRLYFWSRQR; translated from the coding sequence ATGAACCGGACCCTCTTCATTTTAACCATTCTGACCGTGGCGGTTCTTGCTGTCCAGACGTTTTTTATAGACCGGCTGGTCCTGTTCGGAATCCGCGCCGATATCGTTCTGATCCCCATTGCTGCCCTGGCTTTTCAGACCGGACGCATGGTGGGAATGGGCTACGGATTCCTGACAGGTCTGATTGTGGACATGTCGACCGGGTTCCTGGGAGTAAATGCCCTTTCAAAAACCATCGCAGGGTACCTCTGGGGTTCCTTCCACACCGAAGGAAAACCACTGAATAACTGGCTTCCTAATCAGTTTCTTCAGGTTTTTGCCATCGGCTGTGTGTTTCATTACCTCATTTACTCGGGGTTTATGCATCTGTACCTGGCCGATTCGGTCTGGCAGTTTATCATTAAATATCTGGGCGGACAGACACTTTACACTCTGTTGTTTGCCTTTCTGTTCCGGCTCTATTTCTGGAGCCGGCAGCGGTGA